CAATTGCCTAGTATTGCAATATCCAAATCCAGTAGAGAGCTGCTGTTACGTTACTATGTAATAGAGTCATCAAAATTCTCAATGCATGCTCAACATGATCTGCACACATCAATTCCGCTAAGCATTGCACATCTTCATAATTCAGTAActgggtttcttagtgcctctgctacatagctaggaATACATAAAGATACATTAATGTAGAAGGTCATATAGCCATCTGAGAAATATTAATTGGAGGGCTTGGGGAAGTcttctttaattatatttttggtaaaatttaaatatatatataattgagaGTAATGCGAGTACTCATCAGTAACAATAAACACATTACGACAAATATGTAATAATGTGTTGCTCTTTAATTCAGTCAGAGTACATCAATATTTGCCTACGAACTAGAGGGTCCAAGAAAGTGGCCCCTTCCTCTGTGCAAGTTCTAAAATGTTCTTGTGCACCTTATTCGTTTCAATTAGGAATGTGCCACAGACCAAGTCTTGGGAAACATAcgtccttccagatgttgttggattgcagcttccataAACCCATGGCAGTATAGGCAATGGTGAAGgaagggagctgcagtccaatattGGAGGGCCATACATTTCCTATCTCTGCAGAACTTCcctttgaattgtacccagagGAAAAAACTTTCCCACTACTAGTTCAACACAGAATTTTACAACTGCCTTTGCGACAAAGAAATGGTGACCTGAAGCAGACACTGACCACAGGTCTCCATCTCTTCAAGaagatatattaatatattacacTGAACACAGTAAAACTGATTTAGCACTTGGGAAGCAGTCAAGGCCAATCAAAAGGCAGACATCTTTCCTTTATATATACATTTCAGGCTGCAGTTCAGATAAGACAAGCTGGCAGTCCAAGAATGAAATTCTAGTTCTCTGGTGGTGcgatggttaaatgctggtactgtagccacaatgttgtgaattcgatcccagagggctccaggttgactcagccttccattctttcgtaggtcggtaaaggaatacccagcttgttgggagcaattggattacagattgtaaacctcttagagagtgctgagtttactatAAAGCcgcatagaaatgtaaaaactATTGCTACTGCTTTTTGTGGAAAGACATTGATTCAATATCATTCACGCATAACtaaaaaaaaatgggacaaaCATGTACACACCACAATAGCAACAAAATCCTGTTTAATAGATGTTGGGTACCTAAAATTCCCTGAGTCATAATTAATTCTCCAGAGCACCAATTTCCATGTGACACAAATGAGTAAGGTTTTTGTTAGGATAACAACTGAACACATAAGGCTtcaataaaagttaataataataataataaatgtcaagGTGGTGGAGAGAGGGCAAGAGCAAGAGTACCAAATGTCTCACAGTCCCACTAGTAATACCCAGCTCTGTGTGATTATGAATTATGAATGAGTTTCTAGCCTGTTGGACCAAAACAGGAACTGACTATACTGTTACTGCCAGCTGAAATGCTAAATGCAAAGTTCAAAATGATCTAAAGAATGGTCTGTGCAGACATTACAGCCACTCATCCAGAAGGGAAACAGAGCTGCAGGCAAGCTGCTTGGATCAAATCAAGCCTCTTCCAAATTCACTGCTTCTCTTGCTTTGTTGAGTTCCTTCATGCCCAAAGGAGGCATTGTGGGAGTAGATTCCTGCCTCGTTTCTCACTTCAGGAGCTGGATGCTGCAGTCAAAATATGTTGGGCGATACTGGCAAGCGCAGGGAAGGCCAAACTCTTAGGAAATTCTTGGAGGAAGTCTCTGCCTGCTTCCAAACTCTGGCTGAGCTGCGGGTCCAAGGGCACACAACCTATGTGAGGGGGCAAAGTTGCAAAAAGTTACAGAAGGTGGGAGATTTCAAGTACAGAGGTGAAATAAATAGTAAATGGACGCACCATAACACTATCAGCCCCATCATTTGGTGCAACTAATATACTACTGTGTATTCAAATTTTCTGGATGCTAGGTTGGTAAAGAGAAAAAAGCCATGATCCATGATCCTAAATATGCTTGTCCACCAGGGTTGCGTTACAAAGACAAAGAACATTAAAAAGCATAGTTGCAAATTCTCCAATATTCTACAAAGAATaatctttcctccttcccccccccaaaaaaagttcaCCCCTTATACAAATTTCTTATCATATAGGTGATCTTCTACAGCTTACTTGTACAGTAttcctcttttcatttcttttaacatCCTCATCTTATTTTCTAAGTAAGTGCTTTTTTTCTTCTATTAAAGAAGTGTGTAATACTATGACAGTATGGTTACTTGGTCGCAAAACTAATACCATGAAAGAAACCGTGGCGCACCTGAAATTAAGGTAATTATTATATCTCATAACTAGTGGGCTTAACACAACTTGAACATCGTTAGGTGAGAGAATAttagattaaaaaaattaaatcatgacCAACGTTCTGCTTACAGCATATCCAAACCACTCCAAAAAAGTCATTTTTGCACCATCTCCTATTACAAAAACTTATTAACAGGTCCCCTATTCCGCTTCTTTATTATCTCCATCTCTGTTACCTTCCTCTTTAAACCTTTTCTAAGGCGATCGTGGATTCATTAAAGTACTCACCAAGGAATGGCACCCCAGCATGATCAGCCAGTTCTTGTCCACCTCCTTTGGAAAAGAGATTTGTGCATTCCTGGAATAAAAGAAGAAGCTTGGTTGCAGAGACAGGTGGCAATAGATACTTTATGGAAAGAATGTAAACCAGAGCTGAGGAATCTGTGATCCTCCAAGAGTTGCTGGGCCACAGATCCCAGCATCCTTGATGATTTGGTCATCATTTGGAGTTATCTTGTGGAGTCTATTGGCATTTGAAGGGCCACAGGACTTCCCATTCCTGATGTGAATAATGAGATAACAATGAGATTAATGAAGGATGCTTTTGGGATGTTGTAGTATCATCCCTTTCCCAAAGTGATGTCTGCTTTGCAATCATGACGAATGGGGTCTACGATATAAGGAATGGTTCCATCCTTTGTTGGACTGACAAATATCCTTCCATATCAGTCTCTGAGGGGACAGAGGTGGGATCATGACTGTTTGGTTGTATTATTTGGACACTTGTCTCTGTATTCTGTTTAGGGTTTTTATGTGTGGGATGGGATGGCCTTACATTAGTTGAAATGAGATCCAGACCTCTTGGTGTCAAAGATGTCAACCCAAAAACCCTTTCTACTTCTTCATCATAATGAACTTTCTTTTCCAGCATCCAAAACCTGAGGTCTGATGCAAAGTGTTGGAGCTGCTCAAAATGACTGATCCCATCCCATTCTCTAGGCCCTCCCACATTTCCGACCATCTGCCAAAAcgtataaataaatcaaatatccTCAAGATAGTTTATAAGCATAATATTTCTATTTATGTGTTGTgcctttataaaatattttaagctaATATgtgcatttgtatttatttttaatgtagcccctgaagaaggctgaTCAGTTCATGTAtaggccaaaatgcattgggctttttaagaataAATTCAGACCATCAAAAAGTGTGTGGAGACCAGTCTCCTTTTCCTCTTGACCTATTATATGACAACACATTGCTGTAGTTGTTAGGAAGGAGGTTGAAAACCAGGTCCTTGTTTTATGCACAGAACCAGTTAGGCAAGGAGTTCCAATGCAAAGATGAAACAATGATGTAGGAATGAGGCGGTTTAGACTTGTTATGCACTGGAGGATATTCCTGGGCAAACCAGATCTATACAAAGGGGACAGGTTCCTTTTGAATCAGGGTAGGAgcaccatttaccatagttccctacTCATCTATCTAACCTTTAGGGTATACCCAATTAGTTATACTTGCTGGAATTTTAAAGTTCTTTAGCACTGTttacctttgcttcatcctttacaacctttgttacatgcccccaagttttgccctcgacttatacacaagtatacacagtatttaaaaactgtattcaaattgcttagcttccaggatatATAGGATGCCCCTAAGATACGGATCTGCACCAAAGGATAGACAGGTAACACTGATTTTCAAAACAGAGTAAAGAAATTACGCGTCATTTAGCTTAGTATCTGTTCCAGGTAAATTATTGGGGGAAAGATATTGTTTAATCTGATTAAAGTGAACTGAAGCACCAAGTGCAGGCAACTGtgttttctactgccttcaacaACTTGGAAAAAAATCTGCACACTTGCCACCGGCATTAGCTAAAGTTGCATGTGTAAAGTTTGGTTTGGCTGCTGCCTCTCACCGAACAATGTGGGCAGACAAAGCCACTCATATTCTCCACAATCCCAAGGACCCGCAATCCTGTCTTCTTGCAGAATGTCAGTTCTCGTCTCACATCTCCCACAGACACTGCCTGCAAAAAGAAGAGAATTAGATGTTACGGTTTGTGGGGAAAGTGGCAAAAACCTCTTGGATTGGAAGTAGAAGAGGATGTCAGCCAGGTCAAGCACCTCCATGTGAAAATTCCCACTGAAGGGAATGGACAGGTAAGCAGTCCTCATTGTGCAGCTGTCCCTAAATTTCCCACAAAGAATTGGAGGCACAGGAGGATCATCTGGTGGCACCTTTGAAATCGCGGAAGTGTGGATATGGTGCTGAAGCCATGTTTTCAAATGTCATATACCCCCTGAATACTTGGAATACGGAAGAGATATTATGTTCACAATGTGGCTTCTTACAGTCAtatgatataggatgggggacacctggcttaacaagactatatgggaaagggatctaggagtcataatagaccacaagttgaacatgagtcaacagtgtgatgcagcagctaaaaaacccaatgtgattctaggctgcatcaacagaggtTTGGTGTCTGGAAACTGAAACATGAAATTATCTACAAGGCACATCAGATTTGTTGGAGAGTCTAAGCTTTGCAGCATTAGTCTCCCATCAGATTGAAGTTGACGTCTCCCATAAGTACTAATTCTTGATCTTGgagatttgtttc
This genomic stretch from Sceloporus undulatus isolate JIND9_A2432 ecotype Alabama chromosome 8, SceUnd_v1.1, whole genome shotgun sequence harbors:
- the NUBP2 gene encoding cytosolic Fe-S cluster assembly factor NUBP2 isoform X2, producing MLNAQDQEVHQCDGGWVPVFIDQDKSIALMSIGFLLEKQDDAVVWRGPKKNALIKQFVTDVTWGELDFLVVDTPPGTSDEHISAVEALRPYKPLGAILVTTPQAVSVGDVRRELTFCKKTGLRVLGIVENMSGFVCPHCSECTNLFSKGGGQELADHAGVPFLGCVPLDPQLSQSLEAGRDFLQEFPKSLAFPALASIAQHILTAASSS